In Paenibacillus sp. FSL R7-0345, a single window of DNA contains:
- a CDS encoding exodeoxyribonuclease III, with the protein MKLVSWNVNGLRACVGKGFNEYFKETAADIFCVQETKLQEGQIALDYGEEYYQFWNYAQKKGYSGTAVFTRIKPLSVRYGLEEDSEPEGRVITLEFDGFYLVNVYTPNAKRDLTRLNYRMEWEDRFRGYLLELDKHKPVLVCGDLNVAHADIDLKNAKSNRGNSGFTDEERAKMTTLLDSGFIDTFRFFYPETEGAYTWWSYMPKIRERNVGWRIDYFLASSRLAPQLVDASIDCNILGSDHCPVVLKINEPAVE; encoded by the coding sequence ATCAAGCTGGTATCGTGGAATGTCAACGGACTGAGAGCCTGTGTGGGCAAGGGCTTTAATGAATATTTTAAAGAAACGGCGGCGGATATCTTTTGTGTACAGGAGACGAAGCTGCAGGAGGGACAGATTGCCCTGGATTACGGAGAGGAGTACTACCAGTTCTGGAATTATGCGCAGAAGAAGGGATACTCGGGAACGGCTGTCTTTACCAGAATCAAACCGCTTTCGGTCAGATACGGGCTGGAAGAGGATTCGGAGCCGGAGGGCCGGGTGATCACACTGGAGTTTGACGGCTTTTACCTGGTTAATGTCTATACGCCGAATGCCAAACGGGATCTGACCAGGCTGAACTACAGAATGGAGTGGGAGGACCGGTTCCGCGGCTATCTTCTGGAGCTCGACAAACATAAGCCTGTGCTGGTCTGCGGGGATCTCAACGTGGCTCATGCCGATATTGATCTTAAAAATGCAAAATCCAACCGCGGCAATTCCGGATTTACCGATGAAGAGCGCGCCAAGATGACGACGCTGCTGGATTCCGGCTTTATTGATACCTTCCGGTTCTTTTATCCGGAAACGGAAGGTGCATATACCTGGTGGTCCTATATGCCCAAGATCCGGGAGAGGAATGTCGGCTGGCGGATTGATTATTTCCTGGCTTCTTCCCGGCTGGCTCCGCAGCTGGTTGATGCGTCAATTGACTGCAATATACTGGGCAGTGACCATTGTCCGGTTGTACTGAAGATAAATGAGCCTGCAGTTGAATAG
- a CDS encoding serine hydrolase — translation MNKTNIPVPQLPRSLPEEQGIQSSAVSAFLNRIKESQLALHSFMLLRHGHVVTEGWWTPYSPERRHMLFSLSKSFTSTAIGLAAAEQLLSLEDKVISFFPEEAPENPGSKLAGMNIRHLLMMGTGHTSDTMPEMLKDAGGNWVRAFLQLPVEQEPGSHFLYNTGATYMLSAILQKVTGQTLLDYLHPRLFSPLGIADPVWESCPRGINTGGYGLSITTEDIAKFGQLYLQKGLWNGRQVIPQEWVAEASALQIANGDGKPESGDWSQGYGYQFWRCRHGIYRGDGAFGQFCIVMPEQDAVVAITSGTNELQEVMNAVMELLLPALNDGKSTPVQQPAAAELADQLRSLAIMPPVIRSVSALEQELSGRICLLESNELQIESLAIDFADKEARLTLQGPLSGCQEILLGRGQWAASQLKLTPDPSAADAVMSSFTWTAEDMLQLTLLMVEQPFIFTLDITFNEQSLTLTQSANVGMGAQEPVTIQGTLQA, via the coding sequence ATGAACAAGACCAATATTCCTGTACCGCAACTGCCTAGAAGCCTGCCCGAAGAGCAAGGTATTCAATCAAGCGCCGTTTCCGCCTTTTTGAACCGGATTAAAGAGTCTCAGCTTGCACTTCACAGCTTTATGCTGCTGCGGCACGGCCATGTTGTAACGGAAGGCTGGTGGACGCCGTATAGCCCGGAGCGGCGGCACATGTTATTTTCACTCAGCAAAAGCTTCACGTCCACAGCCATCGGTCTCGCAGCAGCTGAGCAGCTGCTGTCGCTGGAGGACAAGGTGATCTCCTTCTTCCCGGAGGAAGCACCGGAGAACCCCGGCAGCAAGCTGGCCGGGATGAATATCCGGCACCTGCTGATGATGGGTACAGGCCACACATCAGATACCATGCCGGAAATGCTGAAGGACGCCGGGGGCAACTGGGTTAGGGCTTTTCTGCAGCTACCGGTTGAACAGGAGCCGGGCAGCCATTTCCTGTATAATACCGGAGCAACTTACATGCTGTCTGCCATTCTGCAAAAGGTAACCGGACAGACGCTGCTGGATTATCTGCACCCGCGGCTGTTCAGCCCGCTAGGCATTGCTGATCCGGTATGGGAGTCCTGTCCGCGCGGAATCAATACCGGCGGTTACGGGCTCAGCATCACTACAGAGGATATCGCCAAATTTGGACAGCTGTATCTGCAAAAGGGCCTGTGGAACGGCAGGCAGGTAATTCCGCAGGAATGGGTGGCTGAAGCAAGTGCACTGCAGATTGCGAACGGGGACGGCAAGCCGGAGAGCGGCGACTGGTCCCAGGGCTACGGCTATCAGTTCTGGAGATGCCGGCATGGAATTTATCGCGGCGACGGGGCTTTCGGCCAGTTCTGTATCGTCATGCCGGAACAGGATGCAGTCGTAGCCATCACCAGCGGTACCAATGAGTTGCAGGAAGTAATGAATGCCGTAATGGAGCTGCTGCTCCCGGCATTAAATGATGGGAAGTCTACACCGGTGCAGCAGCCGGCGGCGGCCGAGTTAGCTGATCAGCTTCGCTCGCTGGCAATCATGCCGCCGGTTATCAGGTCTGTTTCAGCTTTGGAGCAGGAATTAAGCGGACGAATCTGCCTGCTGGAGTCTAACGAGCTGCAGATAGAGTCACTTGCTATTGATTTTGCTGACAAGGAAGCCCGGCTGACGTTGCAAGGCCCCCTTTCCGGATGTCAGGAGATTCTCCTTGGCCGCGGACAATGGGCGGCAAGCCAGCTGAAGCTGACGCCAGACCCGTCAGCAGCCGATGCTGTGATGTCCAGCTTCACCTGGACAGCTGAAGACATGCTCCAGCTTACACTGCTGATGGTTGAACAGCCGTTTATATTCACATTGGATATTACGTTCAATGAACAATCCTTAACACTAACCCAGTCTGCAAACGTAGGCATGGGCGCGCAGGAGCCTGTAACCATTCAAGGCACACTTCAGGCGTAA
- a CDS encoding amidase family protein, translated as MTEFIHNRITSEDPHPQLNWQEWIIEADILSIQAEMTRGVLTAVQLVTLYLERINKYDTVINSVLELNPDALDIAAALDQERLSSGARSSLHGIPLLVKDNIDTADKLHTSAGSVALADSFASRDAELIRHLRDAGAIVLGKANMTEWANFMAPGMWAGYSSRGGLVLNPYGPGELFVGGSSSGSAASVAANLAAAAIGTETSGSIIGPASQNSVVGIKPTVGLVSMAGIIPGIGTQDTAGPLARTVTDAAILLGAMTGAHDPGQPEQEASGSSAVADYTVFLEVNGLHGKRIGIPRRVYQELDKDVLALMEEAIRLLADNGAVIVDSVELPCMEADWSPVMLQYEFKRGINQYLGRVAESIPVHNLRELIAYNAEHSSIALKYGQGTLEWLESSGDGIPEEEYLTALHISRQLARNQGIDFALREHCLDALMFPGFHGADLAARAGYPLITVPAGYAADGMITPGGYTTKGPHGVTFSGTAYSEPALLMIAYGFEQAARRRTPPCLS; from the coding sequence TACACTGTATCTCGAACGGATAAACAAATACGATACCGTTATTAACTCTGTTTTGGAGCTTAATCCCGATGCCCTGGACATAGCTGCAGCGCTGGATCAGGAGCGGCTGTCCTCGGGAGCACGCAGCAGCCTGCACGGTATTCCGCTGCTGGTCAAAGACAACATTGATACTGCCGATAAGCTGCACACCAGTGCAGGCTCAGTCGCCCTGGCAGATTCATTTGCTTCCAGGGATGCCGAGCTGATCCGGCATTTACGTGACGCCGGTGCCATTGTCCTCGGCAAAGCAAATATGACGGAATGGGCCAATTTCATGGCCCCCGGCATGTGGGCCGGCTACAGCTCGCGCGGCGGGCTTGTCCTGAATCCTTACGGCCCCGGCGAGCTGTTTGTCGGGGGCTCGAGCTCAGGCAGCGCCGCTTCTGTAGCAGCCAATCTGGCCGCTGCCGCAATCGGAACCGAGACCTCCGGCTCCATCATCGGTCCGGCCAGCCAGAACAGCGTTGTCGGCATCAAGCCGACGGTCGGCCTGGTCAGTATGGCCGGAATTATCCCCGGCATCGGCACTCAGGATACCGCCGGACCGCTGGCGCGGACGGTCACCGATGCCGCTATTCTGCTGGGCGCGATGACAGGCGCACACGATCCCGGCCAGCCGGAGCAGGAGGCTTCCGGGTCGTCTGCTGTGGCAGATTATACGGTTTTTCTGGAGGTAAACGGCTTGCACGGAAAGAGGATCGGAATTCCACGGAGGGTTTATCAGGAGCTGGATAAGGATGTCTTAGCACTTATGGAGGAGGCCATCCGGCTTCTCGCAGACAACGGCGCTGTAATCGTAGATTCTGTTGAACTGCCCTGTATGGAGGCAGACTGGAGTCCGGTTATGCTGCAATATGAGTTTAAAAGAGGGATCAACCAGTATCTGGGCAGAGTCGCCGAGTCCATACCTGTACATAACCTAAGGGAGCTTATTGCCTATAATGCTGAGCATAGCAGCATTGCCTTGAAATACGGCCAAGGCACCTTGGAGTGGCTGGAGAGCTCCGGAGACGGTATACCGGAAGAAGAATATCTTACTGCCCTGCATATATCCAGGCAGCTTGCGCGGAATCAGGGAATAGACTTTGCCTTGCGTGAGCACTGCCTGGATGCCCTGATGTTTCCCGGCTTCCACGGGGCAGATCTTGCAGCCAGGGCAGGCTACCCGTTAATTACCGTGCCTGCCGGATACGCAGCTGACGGAATGATCACTCCTGGCGGCTACACGACAAAAGGACCGCATGGCGTTACTTTTTCCGGCACCGCCTACAGCGAGCCTGCACTTCTGATGATTGCTTACGGGTTTGAACAGGCAGCAAGGCGCCGTACCCCTCCCTGCCTGTCTTAA